A genomic segment from Aegilops tauschii subsp. strangulata cultivar AL8/78 chromosome 1, Aet v6.0, whole genome shotgun sequence encodes:
- the LOC141027088 gene encoding uncharacterized protein, whose product MPMLRRVRPRTSGGEDRLSALHDDLILLIVSRLDTRRALSMAILARRWVRIPHKLSALDFRVSDILPPEYERTVTLRQRNLPRDATLAGTLDGLKARCEIDTIRSFANGITSFLEADSVHDRHVKTLRLEFFQTYNSICVNRLINVAVGTWGVEDLEVVVRPSSGYDQTRTYSFPHNCLNLRSCLRSLTLGKYCALPPLHNYSMLTKLVLHDISASTPVNVYETVFRDCIRLQVLYLTSCSWAHTTLVVDAPCSHIRELVLEECSFFVIELRDLPMLVRLACSLTDTSKILFGSVPSLMDTNLSFSLEDDSIVAARWINEFDSFLGMSPTMANLIIRFIGRRTWIGASSPEKKLPHLKRLLVADLPSNWDISWTRGLLMASTFLEVMHIHVPHSETEPDYLRGMHWSKSRNELRHHHLKELVVIGTRSVTYGF is encoded by the coding sequence ATGCCGATGTTGCGTCGAGTGCGGCCTCGCACGTCTGGCGGTGAGGACCGCCTTAGTGCGCTCCATGACGATCTGATCCTCCTCATAGTAAGCAGGCTGGACACCCGAAGAGCGCTCTCCATGGCCATCCTCGCCAGGCGTTGGGTTCGCATCCCGCACAAGCTGTCCGCACTCGACTTCAGGGTGAGCGACATACTCCCGCCGGAGTACGAACGGACTGTCACCCTTCGCCAACGCAACTTGCCGCGTGACGCCACTTTGGCCGGGACACTCGACGGTCTCAAGGCGCGATGTGAGATCGACACAATAAGGTCATTCGCAAACGGAATCACGAGCTTTTTGGAAGCGGACAGTGTCCATGACCGGCATGTAAAGACCCTCCGTCTCGAGTTTTTTCAGACATACAATAGCATTTGTGTGAACCGCCTTATCAATGTTGCAGTCGGTACATGGGGGGTGGAAGATCTAGAGGTTGTCGTCAGGCCATCGTCCGGTTATGATCAGACGCGGACATACAGCTTCCCCCACAACTGCCTCAACCTTCGGTCTTGCCTTCGCAGCCTGACGTTGGGCAAGTACTGTGCACTGCCACCGCTGCATAACTACAGCATGCTTACTAAGCTCGTCCTGCATGACATTTCTGCTTCCACACCCGTGAACGTGTACGAGACGGTGTTCAGAGACTGCATCAGGCTGCAGGTGTTGTACCTCACGTCCTGCTCTTGGGCACATACCACTTTGGTGGTGGACGCGCCGTGTTCACATATCAGGGAGCTCGTCCTGGAAGAGTGCTCGTTTTTTGTGATCGAGCTGCGCGACCTCCCAATGCTTGTCCGTCTAGCGTGCAGCCTAACCGACACTTCAAAGATTCTATTTGGCTCGGTTCCGAGCCTCATGGACACTAACCTTTCATTCTCTCTAGAGGATGATAGTATTGTGGCGGCACGGTGGATAAATGAGTTCGACTCGTTCCTCGGTATGTCCCCCACCATGGCGAACCTCATCATCCGATTTATTGGGCGGAGAACTTGGATTGGAGCCAGCAGTCCGGAGAAGAAGTTGCCGCACCTCAAAAGGCTCCTTGTCGCCGACCTGCCTTCAAATTGGGATATCTCATGGACACGtggcctcctcatggcctcgacATTTCTCGAGGTCATGCACATCCACGTGCCTCACTCAGAAACAGAGCCCGATTATCTGCGCGGGATGCATTGGTCGAAATCACGCAATGAGCTTCGGCACCATCACCTCAAGGAGCTGGTCGTGATTGGTACACGCAGCGTAACATATGGCTTTTGA